One Carassius gibelio isolate Cgi1373 ecotype wild population from Czech Republic chromosome B18, carGib1.2-hapl.c, whole genome shotgun sequence DNA segment encodes these proteins:
- the LOC127977606 gene encoding zinc finger and BTB domain-containing protein 38 isoform X1 translates to MMATRGHINVVPRTDEHLIAPTGTRGKTISIMRSGMNKNQMTVVNPSTLGLVDSSHPQAVLSHLSEQRSQGLFCDVIIVVEDVKFRAHRNILAATSGYFHNAFKTPEVYTSSQVLELTDLKSEVFASILNFIYNARVESSSTEDSRSLVAAGKRLGIPFLEKLLDSERQSSGLLQGQASAGCGRSNSQSKLADTCTLKKETLKPEELDCSKGPRITNAFSITEVEAVNNPFTTLDHRNKVTEGLKEGHLPSSSQDTSISPTESEPANALTEHSYAVSQGQESKEVNQENDNRTTMPVVPPAETLVTHRLGPIKKRRIHGNGILPLSSEPVATVPTLTGTSAVEKSTVAPLSSSQLSSDAAPEIHSSLDLLPPLDIPPSQDAEPPCLSPQNIPDVSTFSCQQCPETFSDSALLTIHMQIHKRFVSHLFCKYCHKKFMHLKRLRNHEQVCVKSLKGPSELETNNKDCLRVPVSKVASNANTTQHSLPPADLHIPLNLEPTLSRPLKMSQDQVNGTLKTNSTSRTYKCSVCKRAYVTLSSLKRHENVHSWHRAYPCHYCNKVFALAEYRTKHEIWHTGERRYQCIFCLETFLTYYILKNHQKTFHGIDPQLAVNKKSANGGFKSSVYPVKLYRLLPMTFRKKRYKSYSQTFSEGIESNDESYSAPLGSCSPDTLFDSTVPTTNSDVVSGQSLFSMPVTFMATPKMMASETPRISFDKPCDQNIGFPVPSETDQTLKHLSTNFRKKSGFDGKGSPLFSYRFSDSLKAIQKNTGSSLITHGSDRDSPTEKDTENSTDILPFLNIPSVCSFEGLSKLSELSAAAQTIEDMANQLLQARPGSITADQAPSGKTETYIAKPACPGPSIDNQVLPLCQITVKIGNEAIVRRKIKGSKLFPKKRKRKSWRQEGMGQRSPAEETLESPSLRVRAELTTSVTKNETYDDPNDPETDKLWRPYYTYKPKKKSKKLKRKRTRMKHLRCYTRPLSPEVNKNFRETPFCPDERISADSYGVRREPRHSSQKEAFPCHSCESSFSSQTSLSMHIISCHQPHCRICGKQCPPEDTSSTAGPTGEDSGDFICKSCTEDGSCFSSDVTSPSLSMEKRYRCSYCPQRFLYLATKKSHEKKHLEKKGEGHNCRYCSKVCKSAVLLSVHESKHFKAEDGEDSNITREITSSLSTGKERKGQIKPEPWESMYTNSEIKPKIGKPMELESEGNYPTIDSVFKKTSLSFPYAADRYFSPLSQEIKRKTSKKKSILERSKGSGFEGHRQDSVIWEQQD, encoded by the exons ATGATGGCCACCAGGGGGCACATCAATGTAGTTCCTCGCACAGATGAACATTTAATCGCCCCGACAGGGACCAGAGGAAAGACGATCTCGATTATGAGGAGCGGTATGAACAAAAATCAG ATGACTGTGGTCAACCCCAGCACTCTTGGTCTGGTGGACAGTTCTCACCCCCAAGCTGTCCTCAGTCATCTTAGTGAACAACGTTCACAAGGCCTGTTCTGTGACGTGATAATCGTCGTAGAGGATGTAAAATTCCGGGCTCACCGCAACATACTGGCTGCCACAAGTGGATATTTTCATAATGCATTCAAAACGCCCGAGGTCTACACATCCAGCCAGGTGCTGGAGCTAACAGACCTGAAATCTGAGGTCTTTGCTAGCATCCTGAACTTCATCTACAATGCCAGAGTGGAGTCAAGTAGTACAGAGGACAGCAGGTCTTTGGTGGCAGCTGGAAAGCGTTTAGGAATTCCCTTTCTAGAGAAATTGCTAGACTCTGAAAGGCAGAGTTCTGGTCTCTTGCAAGGCCAAGCCTCTGCAGGCTGCGGAAGATCAAACAGTCAGTCAAAGTTGGCAGACACATGCACACTGAAAAAAGAAACCCTCAAGCCTGAGGAGTTAGACTGCTCTAAAGGACCAAGGATCACCAATGCTTTCTCTATTACTGAGGTTGAGGCAGTAAACAACCCATTTACTACATTGGATCACCGTAACAAAGTTACTGAGGGACTTAAGGAAGGGCATCTTCCTTCTAGCTCCCAAGATACAAGCATATCACCCACAGAGAGTGAGCCTGCCAATGCCCTAACTGAGCACTCATATGCAGTGAGCCAGGGGCAAGAATCTAAAGAGGTTAACCAGGAGAATGATAACAGAACCACCATGCCTGTGGTGCCTCCAGCTGAGACTTTGGTTACCCATAGACTTGGACCTATAAAGAAGCGTCGTATACATGGTAACGGAATTCTGCCTCTCTCAAGTGAGCCAGTTGCAACTGTGCCCACTCTTACAGGCACATCTGCAGTGGAAAAGTCTACTGTTGCTCCATTATCTTCCTCCCAGCTGTCCTCAGATGCAGCACCAGAGATACATTCCAGCCTCGATCTGTTGCCACCACTTGACATTCCACCCTCTCAGGATGCAGAGCCACCCTGCCTCAGTCCTCAGAATATACCCGATGTCTCCACCTTCAGTTGCCAGCAATGCCCTGAGACCTTTAGCGACTCAGCACTTCTCACTATTCACATGCAAATACACAAGAGATTTGTCAGTCATTTGTTTTGCAAGTACTGCCATAAAAAGTTCATGCATCTGAAAAGATTGCGCAATCATGAGCAGGTCTGTGTAAAATCTCTAAAAGGCCCATCTGAGTTAGAGACAAATAATAAAGATTGTTTGAGAGTCCCAGTCTCTAAGGTTGCATCTAATGCAAATACCACACAACACTCTTTACCTCCAGCAGATCTCCATATCCCTTTAAATTTAGAACCCACATTGAGTCGTCCCCTTAAGATGTCTCAGGATCAAGTTAATGGGACCTTAAAAACAAATAGCACTTCAAGGACTTATAAATGTTCTGTATGCAAACGGGCTTATGTGACACTTTCCAGCCTAAAAAGACATGAGAATGTACACTCGTGGCATAGAGCCTATCCTTGCCATTACTGCAACAAAGTTTTTGCTTTGGCAGAATACCGCACCAAGCATGAGATCTGGCATACCGGGGAACGCCGATACCAGTGTATTTTCTGCTTGGAAACCTTCTTGACGTATTACATCCTCAAGAATCATCAGAAGACCTTTCATGGCATTGATCCACAGCTGGCTGTCAATAAAAAATCAGCAAATGGTGGATTCAAGAGTAGTGTCTACCCCGTAAAGCTTTACAGGCTTCTCCCAATGACGTTTAGAAAGAAACGTTACAAGTCATACAGTCAGACATTCTCTGAAGGGATCGAGAGCAATGATGAGTCCTACAGTGCACCTCTGGGCAGCTGTTCCCCCGACACTCTTTTTGACAGCACAGTACCGACAACTAATTCTGATGTTGTTAGTGGTCAGTCCTTATTTTCAATGCCTGTGACATTCATGGCAACTCCGAAAATGATGGCATCAGAAACGCCTCGCATCAGCTTTGACAAACCGTGTGACCAAAACATAGGATTTCCTGTGCCATCTGAGACAGACCAAACCCTGAAACACCTCTCTACCAATTTCAGGAAAAAGTCTGGATTTGATGGAAAAGGGTCACCACTCTTCAGCTACAGATTTTCAGATTCTttaaaagcaatacagaaaaacacAGGGTCCTCTCTGATTACGCATGGAAGTGACAGAGATTCTCcaacagagaaagacacagaAAACAGCACAGACATACTTCCGTTCCTCAACATACCATCCGTATGCTCCTTTGAAGGGTTGAGCAAGCTGAGTGAACTGTCAGCAGCAGCACAAACCATCGAGGACATGGCTAATCAGCTGCTGCAAGCGAGACCTGGAAGCATAACAGCAGATCAAGCGCCTAGTGGAAAGACAGAAACGTACATTGCTAAGCCTGCATGTCCAGGCCCATCAATTGACAACCAAGTCCTTCCCCTCTGCCAAATAACAGTGAAAATTGGCAACGAGGCAATTGTTCGACGAAAAATAAAAGGCTCAAAGCTATTTCCaaagaagaggaaaaggaaaAGTTGGAGACAAGAGGGCATGGGTCAAAGAAGCCCTGCAGAGGAGACACTTGAAAGTCCAAGTTTGAGGGTGAGGGCCGAACTCACAACCTCAGTTACAAAAAATGAAACATATGATGACCCAAATGATCCTGAAACTGACAAACTATGGCGTCCCTATTATACGTATAAACCTAAAAAGAAGAGTAAGAAACTGAAAAGAAAACGAACAAGGATGAAGCATTTAAGATGCTACACTAGGCCCTTGTCGCCTGAAGTCAATAAAAACTTCAGAGAAACACCGTTCTGTCCAGATGAGAGGATCTCAGCAGACAGCTATGGGGTCAGGAGGGAGCCAAGGCATAGCAGCCAAAAAGAAGCTTTCCCCTGCCACAGCTGTGAGAGTTCTTTCTCTAGCCAGACCTCCCTCAGCATGCACATCATCAGCTGCCATCAGCCGCACTGCAGAATATGTGGTAAACAGTGTCCCCCTGAAGACACATCCAGCACAGCTGGGCCCACTGGAGAGGATAGTGGTGACTTTATCTGCAAGAGCTGCACTGAGGATGGCTCCTGCTTCAGCTCAGACGTGACGTCTCCTAGCCTGAGCATGGAAAAGCGTTACAGATGTTCTTACTGTCCACAGCGATTCCTTTACCTTGCCACCAAGAAAAGTCATGAGAAAAAACATCTAGAGAAGAAAGGTGAAGGACACAATTGCAGGTATTGCTCAAAGGTGTGTAAATCAGCAGTGCTGTTGAGTGTACACGAGAGCAAGCACTTCAAGGCAGAAGATGGAGAAGATTCAAACATCACACGTGAAATAACCAGTTCACTTTCTACAGGTAAAGAGCGCAAAGGACAGATCAAACCTGAGCCTTGGGAAAGCATGTATACCAACTCAGAGATAAAGCCAAAGATTGGCAAACCTATGGAATTAGAAAGTGAGGGGAATTATCCTACAATCGATAGTGTCTTCAAGAAAACATCTTTGTCATTTCCTTATGCAGCAGACAGGTATTTTAGTCCCCTTTCCCAAGAAATAAAGAGGAAGACATCcaagaaaaaaagcattttggAACGTTCTAAAGGATCTGGATTTGAGGGGCACAGACAGGACTCTGTGATATGGGAACAACAGGATTAA
- the LOC127977606 gene encoding zinc finger and BTB domain-containing protein 38 isoform X2 yields MTVVNPSTLGLVDSSHPQAVLSHLSEQRSQGLFCDVIIVVEDVKFRAHRNILAATSGYFHNAFKTPEVYTSSQVLELTDLKSEVFASILNFIYNARVESSSTEDSRSLVAAGKRLGIPFLEKLLDSERQSSGLLQGQASAGCGRSNSQSKLADTCTLKKETLKPEELDCSKGPRITNAFSITEVEAVNNPFTTLDHRNKVTEGLKEGHLPSSSQDTSISPTESEPANALTEHSYAVSQGQESKEVNQENDNRTTMPVVPPAETLVTHRLGPIKKRRIHGNGILPLSSEPVATVPTLTGTSAVEKSTVAPLSSSQLSSDAAPEIHSSLDLLPPLDIPPSQDAEPPCLSPQNIPDVSTFSCQQCPETFSDSALLTIHMQIHKRFVSHLFCKYCHKKFMHLKRLRNHEQVCVKSLKGPSELETNNKDCLRVPVSKVASNANTTQHSLPPADLHIPLNLEPTLSRPLKMSQDQVNGTLKTNSTSRTYKCSVCKRAYVTLSSLKRHENVHSWHRAYPCHYCNKVFALAEYRTKHEIWHTGERRYQCIFCLETFLTYYILKNHQKTFHGIDPQLAVNKKSANGGFKSSVYPVKLYRLLPMTFRKKRYKSYSQTFSEGIESNDESYSAPLGSCSPDTLFDSTVPTTNSDVVSGQSLFSMPVTFMATPKMMASETPRISFDKPCDQNIGFPVPSETDQTLKHLSTNFRKKSGFDGKGSPLFSYRFSDSLKAIQKNTGSSLITHGSDRDSPTEKDTENSTDILPFLNIPSVCSFEGLSKLSELSAAAQTIEDMANQLLQARPGSITADQAPSGKTETYIAKPACPGPSIDNQVLPLCQITVKIGNEAIVRRKIKGSKLFPKKRKRKSWRQEGMGQRSPAEETLESPSLRVRAELTTSVTKNETYDDPNDPETDKLWRPYYTYKPKKKSKKLKRKRTRMKHLRCYTRPLSPEVNKNFRETPFCPDERISADSYGVRREPRHSSQKEAFPCHSCESSFSSQTSLSMHIISCHQPHCRICGKQCPPEDTSSTAGPTGEDSGDFICKSCTEDGSCFSSDVTSPSLSMEKRYRCSYCPQRFLYLATKKSHEKKHLEKKGEGHNCRYCSKVCKSAVLLSVHESKHFKAEDGEDSNITREITSSLSTGKERKGQIKPEPWESMYTNSEIKPKIGKPMELESEGNYPTIDSVFKKTSLSFPYAADRYFSPLSQEIKRKTSKKKSILERSKGSGFEGHRQDSVIWEQQD; encoded by the coding sequence ATGACTGTGGTCAACCCCAGCACTCTTGGTCTGGTGGACAGTTCTCACCCCCAAGCTGTCCTCAGTCATCTTAGTGAACAACGTTCACAAGGCCTGTTCTGTGACGTGATAATCGTCGTAGAGGATGTAAAATTCCGGGCTCACCGCAACATACTGGCTGCCACAAGTGGATATTTTCATAATGCATTCAAAACGCCCGAGGTCTACACATCCAGCCAGGTGCTGGAGCTAACAGACCTGAAATCTGAGGTCTTTGCTAGCATCCTGAACTTCATCTACAATGCCAGAGTGGAGTCAAGTAGTACAGAGGACAGCAGGTCTTTGGTGGCAGCTGGAAAGCGTTTAGGAATTCCCTTTCTAGAGAAATTGCTAGACTCTGAAAGGCAGAGTTCTGGTCTCTTGCAAGGCCAAGCCTCTGCAGGCTGCGGAAGATCAAACAGTCAGTCAAAGTTGGCAGACACATGCACACTGAAAAAAGAAACCCTCAAGCCTGAGGAGTTAGACTGCTCTAAAGGACCAAGGATCACCAATGCTTTCTCTATTACTGAGGTTGAGGCAGTAAACAACCCATTTACTACATTGGATCACCGTAACAAAGTTACTGAGGGACTTAAGGAAGGGCATCTTCCTTCTAGCTCCCAAGATACAAGCATATCACCCACAGAGAGTGAGCCTGCCAATGCCCTAACTGAGCACTCATATGCAGTGAGCCAGGGGCAAGAATCTAAAGAGGTTAACCAGGAGAATGATAACAGAACCACCATGCCTGTGGTGCCTCCAGCTGAGACTTTGGTTACCCATAGACTTGGACCTATAAAGAAGCGTCGTATACATGGTAACGGAATTCTGCCTCTCTCAAGTGAGCCAGTTGCAACTGTGCCCACTCTTACAGGCACATCTGCAGTGGAAAAGTCTACTGTTGCTCCATTATCTTCCTCCCAGCTGTCCTCAGATGCAGCACCAGAGATACATTCCAGCCTCGATCTGTTGCCACCACTTGACATTCCACCCTCTCAGGATGCAGAGCCACCCTGCCTCAGTCCTCAGAATATACCCGATGTCTCCACCTTCAGTTGCCAGCAATGCCCTGAGACCTTTAGCGACTCAGCACTTCTCACTATTCACATGCAAATACACAAGAGATTTGTCAGTCATTTGTTTTGCAAGTACTGCCATAAAAAGTTCATGCATCTGAAAAGATTGCGCAATCATGAGCAGGTCTGTGTAAAATCTCTAAAAGGCCCATCTGAGTTAGAGACAAATAATAAAGATTGTTTGAGAGTCCCAGTCTCTAAGGTTGCATCTAATGCAAATACCACACAACACTCTTTACCTCCAGCAGATCTCCATATCCCTTTAAATTTAGAACCCACATTGAGTCGTCCCCTTAAGATGTCTCAGGATCAAGTTAATGGGACCTTAAAAACAAATAGCACTTCAAGGACTTATAAATGTTCTGTATGCAAACGGGCTTATGTGACACTTTCCAGCCTAAAAAGACATGAGAATGTACACTCGTGGCATAGAGCCTATCCTTGCCATTACTGCAACAAAGTTTTTGCTTTGGCAGAATACCGCACCAAGCATGAGATCTGGCATACCGGGGAACGCCGATACCAGTGTATTTTCTGCTTGGAAACCTTCTTGACGTATTACATCCTCAAGAATCATCAGAAGACCTTTCATGGCATTGATCCACAGCTGGCTGTCAATAAAAAATCAGCAAATGGTGGATTCAAGAGTAGTGTCTACCCCGTAAAGCTTTACAGGCTTCTCCCAATGACGTTTAGAAAGAAACGTTACAAGTCATACAGTCAGACATTCTCTGAAGGGATCGAGAGCAATGATGAGTCCTACAGTGCACCTCTGGGCAGCTGTTCCCCCGACACTCTTTTTGACAGCACAGTACCGACAACTAATTCTGATGTTGTTAGTGGTCAGTCCTTATTTTCAATGCCTGTGACATTCATGGCAACTCCGAAAATGATGGCATCAGAAACGCCTCGCATCAGCTTTGACAAACCGTGTGACCAAAACATAGGATTTCCTGTGCCATCTGAGACAGACCAAACCCTGAAACACCTCTCTACCAATTTCAGGAAAAAGTCTGGATTTGATGGAAAAGGGTCACCACTCTTCAGCTACAGATTTTCAGATTCTttaaaagcaatacagaaaaacacAGGGTCCTCTCTGATTACGCATGGAAGTGACAGAGATTCTCcaacagagaaagacacagaAAACAGCACAGACATACTTCCGTTCCTCAACATACCATCCGTATGCTCCTTTGAAGGGTTGAGCAAGCTGAGTGAACTGTCAGCAGCAGCACAAACCATCGAGGACATGGCTAATCAGCTGCTGCAAGCGAGACCTGGAAGCATAACAGCAGATCAAGCGCCTAGTGGAAAGACAGAAACGTACATTGCTAAGCCTGCATGTCCAGGCCCATCAATTGACAACCAAGTCCTTCCCCTCTGCCAAATAACAGTGAAAATTGGCAACGAGGCAATTGTTCGACGAAAAATAAAAGGCTCAAAGCTATTTCCaaagaagaggaaaaggaaaAGTTGGAGACAAGAGGGCATGGGTCAAAGAAGCCCTGCAGAGGAGACACTTGAAAGTCCAAGTTTGAGGGTGAGGGCCGAACTCACAACCTCAGTTACAAAAAATGAAACATATGATGACCCAAATGATCCTGAAACTGACAAACTATGGCGTCCCTATTATACGTATAAACCTAAAAAGAAGAGTAAGAAACTGAAAAGAAAACGAACAAGGATGAAGCATTTAAGATGCTACACTAGGCCCTTGTCGCCTGAAGTCAATAAAAACTTCAGAGAAACACCGTTCTGTCCAGATGAGAGGATCTCAGCAGACAGCTATGGGGTCAGGAGGGAGCCAAGGCATAGCAGCCAAAAAGAAGCTTTCCCCTGCCACAGCTGTGAGAGTTCTTTCTCTAGCCAGACCTCCCTCAGCATGCACATCATCAGCTGCCATCAGCCGCACTGCAGAATATGTGGTAAACAGTGTCCCCCTGAAGACACATCCAGCACAGCTGGGCCCACTGGAGAGGATAGTGGTGACTTTATCTGCAAGAGCTGCACTGAGGATGGCTCCTGCTTCAGCTCAGACGTGACGTCTCCTAGCCTGAGCATGGAAAAGCGTTACAGATGTTCTTACTGTCCACAGCGATTCCTTTACCTTGCCACCAAGAAAAGTCATGAGAAAAAACATCTAGAGAAGAAAGGTGAAGGACACAATTGCAGGTATTGCTCAAAGGTGTGTAAATCAGCAGTGCTGTTGAGTGTACACGAGAGCAAGCACTTCAAGGCAGAAGATGGAGAAGATTCAAACATCACACGTGAAATAACCAGTTCACTTTCTACAGGTAAAGAGCGCAAAGGACAGATCAAACCTGAGCCTTGGGAAAGCATGTATACCAACTCAGAGATAAAGCCAAAGATTGGCAAACCTATGGAATTAGAAAGTGAGGGGAATTATCCTACAATCGATAGTGTCTTCAAGAAAACATCTTTGTCATTTCCTTATGCAGCAGACAGGTATTTTAGTCCCCTTTCCCAAGAAATAAAGAGGAAGACATCcaagaaaaaaagcattttggAACGTTCTAAAGGATCTGGATTTGAGGGGCACAGACAGGACTCTGTGATATGGGAACAACAGGATTAA